One genomic segment of Capricornis sumatraensis isolate serow.1 chromosome X, serow.2, whole genome shotgun sequence includes these proteins:
- the LOC138071785 gene encoding casein kinase I-like produces the protein MASSSGPEADFLVGGRYKLVQAIGCGSFGHVYLAIDLTNHEEVAVKLEPQNVRHPQLLRERECYDILQGGVGVPQIRWYGQEMGYNVLVMDLLGPSLEDLFNFCSRRFTMKTVLMLADQMISRIEYVHTKNLIHRDIKPDNFLIGTGQKWKKLFLVDFGLAKRYRDKKTGQHIPYRSGKGFTGTPSYASLNAHLGTEQSRRDDMESLGYVLMYFNRASLPWQGVKGATMKQKCEKISEMKMTTPVDVLCKGFPVEFAMYLKYCLGLSFEEAPDYTYLRQLFRVLFRTLNYQHDYAFDWIVLKQKAEQQAASSSGQGQQAQTPRGKRDKTKSEMKHP, from the coding sequence ATGGCGAGCAGCAGTGGACCCGAGGCCGATTTCCTGGTCGGAGGGAGATATAAACTGGTACAGGCGATCGGGTGTGGCTCTTTTGGGCACGTTTATTTGGCGATAGACCTCACCAACCATGAGGAGGTAGCCGTAAAACTAGAACCACAGAATGTGAGGCATCCCCAATTGTTACGCGAGAGGGAATGCTATGATATCCTTCAAGGTGGGGTTGGCGTCCCCCAGATACGGTGGTATGGTCAGGAAATGGGCTATAATGTGCTAGTCATGGATCTTCTGGGACCCAGCCTTGAAGACCTCTTCAATTTCTGTTCAAGAAGGTTCACAATGAAAACTGTACTTATGTTAGCTGATCAGATGATCAGTAGAATCGAATATGTGCATACAAAGAATCTTATACACAGAGACATTAAACCAGATAACTTCCTAATAGGTACTGGGCAGAAGTGGAAGAAGTTATTCCTTGTTGATTTTGGTTTGGCCAAGAGGTACAGAGACAAGAAGACAGGGCAACACATACCCTACAGATCCGGTAAAGGTTTCACTGGCACGCCTTCCTATGCTAGCCTCAACGCCCATCTTGGTACGGAACAGAGTCGCCGAGATGACATGGAATCATTAGGATATGTTTTGATGTATTTTAACAGAGCCAGCCTGCCATGGCAAGGAGTAAAGGGTGCAACAATGAagcaaaaatgtgaaaagattAGCGAAATGAAGATGACCACACCTGTTGATGTTTTATGTAAAGGATTTCCTGTAGAATTTGCCATGTACTTAAAGTATTGTCTCGGGCTGTCCTTTGAGGAAGCCCCGGATTACACGTACCTGAGGCAGCTATTCCGCGTTCTTTTCAGGACCCTGAATTATCAACATGACTATGCATTTGATTGGATAGTGTTAAAGCAGAAAGCAGAACAGCAGGCTGCCTCTTCAAGTGGGCAGGGTCAGCAGGCCCAAACCCCCAGAGGCAAAAGAGACAAAACCAAAAGTGAAATGAAACATCCTTAA